One stretch of Chryseobacterium indologenes DNA includes these proteins:
- a CDS encoding 5-formyltetrahydrofolate cyclo-ligase yields MLKAELRKKYMQKRKALSCDEAFLLSEKIFQNFITYFKPQAGQKVHIFVPIEKFTEIDTSIFIDYFLVQNIHVLVPKIVGDKLITIEIFKDTAFEANSWGILEPVSNEDSGENHFHYVITPLLYCDRKGNRVGYGKGFYDGLFQSLSSETKKIGVNYFDPDEYIDDVWENDIPLDYLVTATEVLSFLSGLE; encoded by the coding sequence ATGTTGAAAGCTGAGCTTAGAAAAAAATATATGCAAAAAAGGAAAGCCTTGTCTTGTGATGAGGCTTTCTTGTTATCTGAAAAGATTTTTCAGAATTTCATTACTTACTTTAAGCCTCAGGCAGGGCAGAAGGTTCATATCTTTGTCCCAATTGAGAAGTTTACGGAAATTGATACTAGCATCTTCATTGATTATTTTTTAGTGCAAAATATTCATGTTTTAGTGCCTAAAATAGTGGGAGATAAACTGATCACCATTGAAATTTTTAAGGATACAGCATTTGAGGCCAACAGTTGGGGGATTTTAGAACCCGTTTCCAATGAAGATTCAGGGGAGAATCATTTTCATTATGTGATCACCCCGCTGTTATATTGTGACCGAAAAGGAAATAGGGTGGGGTATGGAAAAGGTTTCTATGATGGACTTTTCCAAAGCTTATCTTCGGAGACAAAAAAAATCGGAGTCAATTACTTTGACCCCGATGAATATATTGATGATGTCTGGGAAAATGATATTCCTCTGGACTATTTGGTTACAGCTACTGAGGTGCTGTCTTTCTTAAGCGGTTTGGAATAA